Proteins encoded in a region of the Canis lupus familiaris isolate Mischka breed German Shepherd chromosome 1, alternate assembly UU_Cfam_GSD_1.0, whole genome shotgun sequence genome:
- the ZNF227 gene encoding zinc finger protein 227 isoform X8: MVENFKNLVSVGHLPFKPDMVSQLEAEEKRWMMERETQRNGYSSEDHVTVPSGSKNQNEMETLRKVALKFLSNEELSCWQIWKQVASNLTRCLQRKRSQLQQGNSIQVSENENSVMNHKGNGSAYTANQELSISRTQDSSGNTYFHESQNQSKGQQVNTKNNQHISEAFMKKSPLNDHINIDTEQKPYIFNKCGKSISDSFNQRIPPRQEFHPCRECGKGVNYSSVLLLHQNVHTREKCSSQSSHLQTHQRIRPREKLNKYHESGDCFKKSTFHPHQSHHTGEKSYRCDSCGKGFSSSTGLIIHYRTHTGEKPYKCEECGKCFSQSSNFQCHQRVHTEEKPYKCEECGKGFGWSVNLRVHQRVHRGEKPYKCEECGKGFTQAAHYHIHQRVHTGEKPYKCDVCGKGFSHNSPLICHRRVHTGEKPYKCEACGKGFTRNTDLHIHFRVHTGEKPYKCKECGKGFSQASNLQVHQNVHTGEKRFKCETCGKGFSQSSKLQTHQRVHTGEKPYKCDVCGKDFSYSSNLKLHQVIHTGEKPYKCEECGKGFSWRSNLHAHQRVHSGEKPYKCEECDKSFSQAIDFRVHQRVHTGEKPYKCDVCGKGFSQSSGLQSHQRVHTGEKPYKCDVCGKGFRYSSQFIYHQRGHTGEKPYKCEECGKGFGRSLNLRHHQRVHTGEKPHRCEECGKAFSLPSNLRVHLSVHIREKLFKCEECGKGFSHSLRLQAHQRVHTGEKPYKCDICGKDFNHHSRLKYHQKVHTGRNR, translated from the exons ATGGTGGAGAATTTCAAGAACTTGGTCTCAGTGG GACATCTTCCCTTCAAGCCAGATATGGTATCCCAGTTGGAGGCAGAAGAAAAGCGTTGGATGATGGAAAGAGAAACCCAAAGAAATGGGTATTCCAGTGAGGACCACGTGACTGTTCCTTCAG GCAGCAAGAATCAAAATGAGATGGAGACACTTCGAAAAGTTGcattaaaattcctttcaaatGAAGAACTATCCTGCTGGCAAATCTGGAAACAAGTGGCAAGTAATTTAACCAGGTGTCTTCAGAGAAAGCGCTCCCAGTTACAACAAGGCAATTCTATTCAggtttctgaaaatgaaaatagtgtAATGAATCATAAAGGAAATGGCTCCGCTTACACTGCAAATCAAGAGTTGTCCATTTCAAGAACCCAGGACTCTTCTGGGAATACATACTTTCACGAGTCACAGAATCAGAGTAAAGGTCAGCAAGTTAATACGAAAAATAACCAGCATATATCTGAAGCCTTCATGAAGAAATCACCACTTAATGATCATATTAACATTGACACAGAACAGAAACCTTACATTTTCAACAAATGTGGCAAAAGCATTAGTGATAGCTTTAATCAGCGTATACCTCCGAGACAAGAATTTCATCCATGTCGTGAGTGTGGAAAGGGTGTCAATTATAGCTCGGTGCTTCTACTTCATCAGAATGTTCACACAAGAGAGAAATGCTCTAGTCAGAGCTCACATTTGCAGACGCATCAGAGAATTCGCCCAAGAGAGAAACTCAATAAGTACCATGAATCTGGTGATTGCTTCAAGAAGAGCACTTTTCATCCTCATCAATCTCACCATACAGGAGAGAAGTCCTATAGATGTGACAGTTGTGGCAAGGGATTCAGTAGCAGCACAGGACTTATCATTCATTACAGgactcacactggagagaaaccttataaatGTGAGGAGTGTGGTAAATGCTTTAGTCAAAGTTCAAATTTTCAGTGCCATCAGAGAGTCCACACTGAAGAAAAACCGTATAAATGTGAAGAGTGTGGTAAGGGCTTCGGTTGGAGTGTTAATCTCCGTGTTCATCAGAGGGTTCACAGGGGtgagaaaccctataaatgtgaGGAGTGTGGTAAGGGCTTCACCCAGGCTGCACATTATCACATACATCAGAGGGtccacactggggagaaaccttacaaatgtgaTGTCTGTGGTAAGGGCTTTAGTCACAATTCGCCATTAATATGCCATCGGAGagtccacactggagagaaaccgtACAAATGTGAGGCATGTGGGAAAGGGTTTACCCGTAATACAGATCTTCATATCCACTTCCGagttcacacaggagagaaaccctacaAGTGTAAGGAGTGTGGGAAGGGCTTCAGTCAGGCTTCTAATCTTCAGGTCCATCAGAATGTCCACACTGGGGAGAAGCGATTCAAATGTGAAACGTGTGGGAAGGGCTTCAGTCAGTCATCAAAGCTTCAAACCCATCAGAGagtccacactggagagaagccatACAAATGTGATGTGTGTGGTAAGGACTTCAGTTATAGTTCAAATCTTAAGCTGCACCAAGtaattcacactggagaaaaaccatATAAATGTGAGGAGTGCGGGAAGGGTTTCAGCTGGCGATCAAATCTTCATGCTCATCAGAGAGTCCActctggagagaaaccctataaatgtgaGGAATGTGATAAGAGCTTCAGTCAGGCTATAGATTTTCGGGTACATCAGAGagtccacactggagagaaaccatacAAATGTGATGTATGTGGTAAGGGCTTTAGTCAGTCCTCTGGTCTTCAGTCCCATCAGAGAGtccacactggggagaaaccCTACAAATGTGATGTCTGTGGAAAGGGTTTCAGATATAGTTCACAATTTATATACCATCAGAGAGgccacactggagaaaaaccttACAAATGTGAGGAGTGTGGGAAAGGCTTTGGAAGGAGCTTGAACCTTCGCCATCATCAGAGGgtccacacaggagagaaaccccaTAGATGTGAGGAATGTGGTAAGGCCTTCAGTCTCCCCTCAAATCTTAGGGTCCATTTGAGTGTTCACATTAGGGAAAAACTATTTAAGTGTGAAGAGTGTGGTAAGGGCTTCAGTCACAGTTTACGTCTTCAAGCCCATCAGAGAgtccacactggagaaaaaccatACAAATGTGATATATGTGGTAAGGACTTCAATCACCATTCACGTCTTAAATACCATCAGAAAGTCCACACTGGCAGGAATCGTTAA
- the ZNF227 gene encoding zinc finger protein 227 isoform X7 — translation MPPQDSDLPQKEQEKMTKFQEVVTFKDVAVVFTIEELGLLDSTQRKLYRDVMVENFKNLVSVGHLPFKPDMVSQLEAEEKRWMMERETQRNGYSSEDHVTVPSGSKNQNEMETLRKVALKFLSNEELSCWQIWKQVASNLTRCLQRKRSQLQQGNSIQVSENENSVMNHKGNGSAYTANQELSISRTQDSSGNTYFHESQNQSKGQQVNTKNNQHISEAFMKKSPLNDHINIDTEQKPYIFNKCGKSISDSFNQRIPPRQEFHPCRECGKGVNYSSVLLLHQNVHTREKCSSQSSHLQTHQRIRPREKLNKYHESGDCFKKSTFHPHQSHHTGEKSYRCDSCGKGFSSSTGLIIHYRTHTGEKPYKCEECGKCFSQSSNFQCHQRVHTEEKPYKCEECGKGFGWSVNLRVHQRVHRGEKPYKCEECGKGFTQAAHYHIHQRVHTGEKPYKCDVCGKGFSHNSPLICHRRVHTGEKPYKCEACGKGFTRNTDLHIHFRVHTGEKPYKCKECGKGFSQASNLQVHQNVHTGEKRFKCETCGKGFSQSSKLQTHQRVHTGEKPYKCDVCGKDFSYSSNLKLHQVIHTGEKPYKCEECGKGFSWRSNLHAHQRVHSGEKPYKCEECDKSFSQAIDFRVHQRVHTGEKPYKCDVCGKGFSQSSGLQSHQRVHTGEKPYKCDVCGKGFRYSSQFIYHQRGHTGEKPYKCEECGKGFGRSLNLRHHQRVHTGEKPHRCEECGKAFSLPSNLRVHLSVHIREKLFKCEECGKGFSHSLRLQAHQRVHTGEKPYKCDICGKDFNHHSRLKYHQKVHTGRNR, via the exons ATGCCTCCTCAGGATTCTGACCTTCCccagaaggagcaggagaaaatGACCAAGTTTCAG GAGGTAGTGACGTTCAAGGACGTGGCTGTGGTCTTTACCATAGAGGAGCTGGGGCTGCTAGACTCCACCCAGAGGAAGCTGTACCGAGATGTGATGGTGGAGAATTTCAAGAACTTGGTCTCAGTGG GACATCTTCCCTTCAAGCCAGATATGGTATCCCAGTTGGAGGCAGAAGAAAAGCGTTGGATGATGGAAAGAGAAACCCAAAGAAATGGGTATTCCAGTGAGGACCACGTGACTGTTCCTTCAG GCAGCAAGAATCAAAATGAGATGGAGACACTTCGAAAAGTTGcattaaaattcctttcaaatGAAGAACTATCCTGCTGGCAAATCTGGAAACAAGTGGCAAGTAATTTAACCAGGTGTCTTCAGAGAAAGCGCTCCCAGTTACAACAAGGCAATTCTATTCAggtttctgaaaatgaaaatagtgtAATGAATCATAAAGGAAATGGCTCCGCTTACACTGCAAATCAAGAGTTGTCCATTTCAAGAACCCAGGACTCTTCTGGGAATACATACTTTCACGAGTCACAGAATCAGAGTAAAGGTCAGCAAGTTAATACGAAAAATAACCAGCATATATCTGAAGCCTTCATGAAGAAATCACCACTTAATGATCATATTAACATTGACACAGAACAGAAACCTTACATTTTCAACAAATGTGGCAAAAGCATTAGTGATAGCTTTAATCAGCGTATACCTCCGAGACAAGAATTTCATCCATGTCGTGAGTGTGGAAAGGGTGTCAATTATAGCTCGGTGCTTCTACTTCATCAGAATGTTCACACAAGAGAGAAATGCTCTAGTCAGAGCTCACATTTGCAGACGCATCAGAGAATTCGCCCAAGAGAGAAACTCAATAAGTACCATGAATCTGGTGATTGCTTCAAGAAGAGCACTTTTCATCCTCATCAATCTCACCATACAGGAGAGAAGTCCTATAGATGTGACAGTTGTGGCAAGGGATTCAGTAGCAGCACAGGACTTATCATTCATTACAGgactcacactggagagaaaccttataaatGTGAGGAGTGTGGTAAATGCTTTAGTCAAAGTTCAAATTTTCAGTGCCATCAGAGAGTCCACACTGAAGAAAAACCGTATAAATGTGAAGAGTGTGGTAAGGGCTTCGGTTGGAGTGTTAATCTCCGTGTTCATCAGAGGGTTCACAGGGGtgagaaaccctataaatgtgaGGAGTGTGGTAAGGGCTTCACCCAGGCTGCACATTATCACATACATCAGAGGGtccacactggggagaaaccttacaaatgtgaTGTCTGTGGTAAGGGCTTTAGTCACAATTCGCCATTAATATGCCATCGGAGagtccacactggagagaaaccgtACAAATGTGAGGCATGTGGGAAAGGGTTTACCCGTAATACAGATCTTCATATCCACTTCCGagttcacacaggagagaaaccctacaAGTGTAAGGAGTGTGGGAAGGGCTTCAGTCAGGCTTCTAATCTTCAGGTCCATCAGAATGTCCACACTGGGGAGAAGCGATTCAAATGTGAAACGTGTGGGAAGGGCTTCAGTCAGTCATCAAAGCTTCAAACCCATCAGAGagtccacactggagagaagccatACAAATGTGATGTGTGTGGTAAGGACTTCAGTTATAGTTCAAATCTTAAGCTGCACCAAGtaattcacactggagaaaaaccatATAAATGTGAGGAGTGCGGGAAGGGTTTCAGCTGGCGATCAAATCTTCATGCTCATCAGAGAGTCCActctggagagaaaccctataaatgtgaGGAATGTGATAAGAGCTTCAGTCAGGCTATAGATTTTCGGGTACATCAGAGagtccacactggagagaaaccatacAAATGTGATGTATGTGGTAAGGGCTTTAGTCAGTCCTCTGGTCTTCAGTCCCATCAGAGAGtccacactggggagaaaccCTACAAATGTGATGTCTGTGGAAAGGGTTTCAGATATAGTTCACAATTTATATACCATCAGAGAGgccacactggagaaaaaccttACAAATGTGAGGAGTGTGGGAAAGGCTTTGGAAGGAGCTTGAACCTTCGCCATCATCAGAGGgtccacacaggagagaaaccccaTAGATGTGAGGAATGTGGTAAGGCCTTCAGTCTCCCCTCAAATCTTAGGGTCCATTTGAGTGTTCACATTAGGGAAAAACTATTTAAGTGTGAAGAGTGTGGTAAGGGCTTCAGTCACAGTTTACGTCTTCAAGCCCATCAGAGAgtccacactggagaaaaaccatACAAATGTGATATATGTGGTAAGGACTTCAATCACCATTCACGTCTTAAATACCATCAGAAAGTCCACACTGGCAGGAATCGTTAA
- the ZNF227 gene encoding zinc finger protein 227 isoform X9, whose amino-acid sequence MVSQLEAEEKRWMMERETQRNGYSSEDHVTVPSGSKNQNEMETLRKVALKFLSNEELSCWQIWKQVASNLTRCLQRKRSQLQQGNSIQVSENENSVMNHKGNGSAYTANQELSISRTQDSSGNTYFHESQNQSKGQQVNTKNNQHISEAFMKKSPLNDHINIDTEQKPYIFNKCGKSISDSFNQRIPPRQEFHPCRECGKGVNYSSVLLLHQNVHTREKCSSQSSHLQTHQRIRPREKLNKYHESGDCFKKSTFHPHQSHHTGEKSYRCDSCGKGFSSSTGLIIHYRTHTGEKPYKCEECGKCFSQSSNFQCHQRVHTEEKPYKCEECGKGFGWSVNLRVHQRVHRGEKPYKCEECGKGFTQAAHYHIHQRVHTGEKPYKCDVCGKGFSHNSPLICHRRVHTGEKPYKCEACGKGFTRNTDLHIHFRVHTGEKPYKCKECGKGFSQASNLQVHQNVHTGEKRFKCETCGKGFSQSSKLQTHQRVHTGEKPYKCDVCGKDFSYSSNLKLHQVIHTGEKPYKCEECGKGFSWRSNLHAHQRVHSGEKPYKCEECDKSFSQAIDFRVHQRVHTGEKPYKCDVCGKGFSQSSGLQSHQRVHTGEKPYKCDVCGKGFRYSSQFIYHQRGHTGEKPYKCEECGKGFGRSLNLRHHQRVHTGEKPHRCEECGKAFSLPSNLRVHLSVHIREKLFKCEECGKGFSHSLRLQAHQRVHTGEKPYKCDICGKDFNHHSRLKYHQKVHTGRNR is encoded by the exons ATGGTATCCCAGTTGGAGGCAGAAGAAAAGCGTTGGATGATGGAAAGAGAAACCCAAAGAAATGGGTATTCCAGTGAGGACCACGTGACTGTTCCTTCAG GCAGCAAGAATCAAAATGAGATGGAGACACTTCGAAAAGTTGcattaaaattcctttcaaatGAAGAACTATCCTGCTGGCAAATCTGGAAACAAGTGGCAAGTAATTTAACCAGGTGTCTTCAGAGAAAGCGCTCCCAGTTACAACAAGGCAATTCTATTCAggtttctgaaaatgaaaatagtgtAATGAATCATAAAGGAAATGGCTCCGCTTACACTGCAAATCAAGAGTTGTCCATTTCAAGAACCCAGGACTCTTCTGGGAATACATACTTTCACGAGTCACAGAATCAGAGTAAAGGTCAGCAAGTTAATACGAAAAATAACCAGCATATATCTGAAGCCTTCATGAAGAAATCACCACTTAATGATCATATTAACATTGACACAGAACAGAAACCTTACATTTTCAACAAATGTGGCAAAAGCATTAGTGATAGCTTTAATCAGCGTATACCTCCGAGACAAGAATTTCATCCATGTCGTGAGTGTGGAAAGGGTGTCAATTATAGCTCGGTGCTTCTACTTCATCAGAATGTTCACACAAGAGAGAAATGCTCTAGTCAGAGCTCACATTTGCAGACGCATCAGAGAATTCGCCCAAGAGAGAAACTCAATAAGTACCATGAATCTGGTGATTGCTTCAAGAAGAGCACTTTTCATCCTCATCAATCTCACCATACAGGAGAGAAGTCCTATAGATGTGACAGTTGTGGCAAGGGATTCAGTAGCAGCACAGGACTTATCATTCATTACAGgactcacactggagagaaaccttataaatGTGAGGAGTGTGGTAAATGCTTTAGTCAAAGTTCAAATTTTCAGTGCCATCAGAGAGTCCACACTGAAGAAAAACCGTATAAATGTGAAGAGTGTGGTAAGGGCTTCGGTTGGAGTGTTAATCTCCGTGTTCATCAGAGGGTTCACAGGGGtgagaaaccctataaatgtgaGGAGTGTGGTAAGGGCTTCACCCAGGCTGCACATTATCACATACATCAGAGGGtccacactggggagaaaccttacaaatgtgaTGTCTGTGGTAAGGGCTTTAGTCACAATTCGCCATTAATATGCCATCGGAGagtccacactggagagaaaccgtACAAATGTGAGGCATGTGGGAAAGGGTTTACCCGTAATACAGATCTTCATATCCACTTCCGagttcacacaggagagaaaccctacaAGTGTAAGGAGTGTGGGAAGGGCTTCAGTCAGGCTTCTAATCTTCAGGTCCATCAGAATGTCCACACTGGGGAGAAGCGATTCAAATGTGAAACGTGTGGGAAGGGCTTCAGTCAGTCATCAAAGCTTCAAACCCATCAGAGagtccacactggagagaagccatACAAATGTGATGTGTGTGGTAAGGACTTCAGTTATAGTTCAAATCTTAAGCTGCACCAAGtaattcacactggagaaaaaccatATAAATGTGAGGAGTGCGGGAAGGGTTTCAGCTGGCGATCAAATCTTCATGCTCATCAGAGAGTCCActctggagagaaaccctataaatgtgaGGAATGTGATAAGAGCTTCAGTCAGGCTATAGATTTTCGGGTACATCAGAGagtccacactggagagaaaccatacAAATGTGATGTATGTGGTAAGGGCTTTAGTCAGTCCTCTGGTCTTCAGTCCCATCAGAGAGtccacactggggagaaaccCTACAAATGTGATGTCTGTGGAAAGGGTTTCAGATATAGTTCACAATTTATATACCATCAGAGAGgccacactggagaaaaaccttACAAATGTGAGGAGTGTGGGAAAGGCTTTGGAAGGAGCTTGAACCTTCGCCATCATCAGAGGgtccacacaggagagaaaccccaTAGATGTGAGGAATGTGGTAAGGCCTTCAGTCTCCCCTCAAATCTTAGGGTCCATTTGAGTGTTCACATTAGGGAAAAACTATTTAAGTGTGAAGAGTGTGGTAAGGGCTTCAGTCACAGTTTACGTCTTCAAGCCCATCAGAGAgtccacactggagaaaaaccatACAAATGTGATATATGTGGTAAGGACTTCAATCACCATTCACGTCTTAAATACCATCAGAAAGTCCACACTGGCAGGAATCGTTAA